A region of Gloeocapsa sp. PCC 73106 DNA encodes the following proteins:
- a CDS encoding transposase has product EFPVLLKIPSLWSPSYFVGSVGAVSTETVKRYIESQTGK; this is encoded by the coding sequence CTGAATTTCCAGTACTGCTAAAAATCCCGTCGCTTTGGAGTCCTAGTTATTTTGTAGGCTCTGTCGGAGCAGTATCTACAGAAACAGTTAAACGTTATATTGAGTCACAAACTGGAAAGTAG
- the crtR gene encoding beta-carotene hydroxylase gives MQLAETLPSVPKELLKADGGINLNLLMFASAIALLVLSICGYWLWDWYSWCCFSATVLALHLAGTIIHDASHNSAHRNRIINAILGHGSALMLGFAFPVFTRVHLQHHAHVNDPKNDPDHFVSTGGPLWLIAARFFYHEIYFFKRRLWRKYELWEWVFSRLFLFTIVFLSVHYGFIDYVLNFWFSPALVVGLALGLFFDYLPHRPFQERDRWKNARVYPGRLLNLLICGQNYHLIHHLWPSIPWYNYQTAYYATKPLLDAKGCEQSLGILQGRNFWSFLYDVFLGIRFHHSKS, from the coding sequence ATGCAGTTGGCGGAAACGCTGCCAAGCGTACCCAAAGAGCTACTGAAGGCTGATGGGGGAATTAATCTTAACTTGTTGATGTTTGCATCAGCGATCGCGCTCTTAGTGCTATCCATATGTGGTTATTGGCTCTGGGACTGGTATAGTTGGTGTTGTTTTAGCGCCACTGTACTCGCTCTACATCTAGCCGGTACAATCATTCACGATGCTTCTCATAATAGTGCTCACCGCAATCGAATTATTAACGCGATTTTAGGACATGGAAGCGCCCTGATGCTAGGATTTGCTTTTCCCGTCTTTACGCGCGTCCATCTACAACACCACGCTCATGTTAACGACCCCAAAAATGACCCGGATCATTTCGTCTCTACTGGAGGTCCTCTCTGGCTGATAGCTGCTCGTTTTTTCTACCACGAAATCTATTTTTTTAAACGACGTCTTTGGCGCAAGTATGAACTCTGGGAATGGGTTTTTAGTAGATTGTTTTTATTTACAATTGTTTTTTTGAGTGTTCATTATGGATTTATCGATTATGTTTTGAATTTCTGGTTTTCACCCGCTTTGGTAGTTGGTTTAGCTTTGGGGCTATTTTTTGATTATTTACCCCACCGTCCTTTTCAGGAACGCGATCGCTGGAAAAATGCTCGAGTTTACCCAGGGCGATTGCTAAATTTACTAATTTGTGGGCAAAATTACCATTTAATCCACCATTTATGGCCTTCTATTCCCTGGTACAATTATCAAACCGCTTATTACGCTACTAAACCTCTTTTAGACGCTAAAGGTTGTGAGCAATCCCTTGGAATACTTCAAGGTCGAAATTTTTGGAGCTTTCTCTATGATGTTTTTCTAGGTATTCGTTTTCATCACTCCAAATCATGA
- a CDS encoding sulfotransferase, translated as MSCNFLILIGAARSGTKLVRDLIATHPDVAKVPYDINYIWRLGNQSYPHDLLSPEQITPEIAAKIRTKLKRFQGKQPLLVEKTVGNCLRVPFVHNILPEARFIHLLRDGMDVVESVYRQWMAPPEWNYLYQKAISFPWLDSFDYGWEYGQNLFKKLLGKDVKKTGIWGVRYPGIDEDLATRDLLTVCAIQWSYCVETAFKDFNNLPSESVLTLHYEDLVMRPVEYLTQIADFVKIDSTPYQQLYPQIDSRNIGKGRRNLTPTEIELILPHMQKALSLLNNV; from the coding sequence ATGAGTTGCAACTTTTTAATTTTAATTGGCGCTGCTAGATCTGGAACTAAATTAGTACGAGATTTAATCGCTACCCATCCAGATGTAGCTAAAGTTCCCTACGATATTAACTATATTTGGCGATTAGGCAATCAGAGTTATCCCCACGATTTATTATCTCCTGAACAAATAACCCCAGAAATCGCCGCCAAAATACGGACTAAGTTAAAACGATTCCAGGGTAAACAACCTCTGTTAGTAGAGAAAACCGTGGGCAATTGTCTAAGGGTTCCATTCGTTCATAATATCTTACCCGAGGCTCGTTTTATTCATTTGCTCAGGGATGGTATGGACGTGGTAGAGTCGGTTTATCGTCAATGGATGGCACCTCCAGAGTGGAATTATCTCTATCAAAAAGCAATCTCTTTTCCCTGGTTGGATTCCTTTGATTATGGTTGGGAATATGGTCAAAACTTGTTTAAAAAACTTTTGGGTAAAGATGTTAAAAAAACCGGGATTTGGGGGGTACGTTATCCCGGTATCGACGAGGATTTAGCAACTAGGGATTTACTGACGGTATGCGCGATTCAATGGTCTTATTGCGTGGAGACAGCTTTTAAAGACTTCAATAACTTACCTTCAGAGTCGGTTCTAACGCTTCACTATGAGGATTTGGTTATGCGTCCTGTTGAATACTTAACACAGATTGCCGATTTTGTCAAAATAGATTCTACTCCCTATCAACAACTATATCCTCAGATTGACTCACGTAATATCGGTAAGGGACGACGCAATCTGACACCTACAGAAATTGAGTTGATCTTGCCGCATATGCAAAAAGCTTTATCATTGTTAAATAATGTGTAG
- a CDS encoding helix-turn-helix domain-containing protein, translating to MSGVVHIEIQESVEELESLVRQQSNPRLKERLQALYMIKNQGLSISAIAKILGRHRSTISFPGAQSHRKSLGTSQKRFKVGIIR from the coding sequence ATGTCAGGAGTAGTACATATCGAGATCCAAGAAAGTGTAGAAGAGTTAGAGTCTTTGGTGCGTCAACAAAGTAATCCACGACTCAAAGAAAGGTTGCAAGCACTTTACATGATTAAAAATCAAGGACTAAGCATATCAGCGATCGCTAAAATTCTTGGGAGACATCGAAGTACAATCTCATTCCCCGGAGCTCAATCCCATCGAAAGAGTTTGGGAACATCTCAAAAAAGATTTAAAGTGGGAATTATTCGATAA
- a CDS encoding YdcF family protein, whose translation MGIIPIRLIITLKTVPQPQAILILGGNVERIQQGIEFAKTHPDLDIWISCRPNACRYLKPFVNQERVYYDYCATDTLSNFICTLQPFLDQKIRYVYLLTSDYHLPRSSAIATIIFGSHGIAVEPISLPSDQSTSESWLLILRDSLRSLVWLIFKSSNK comes from the coding sequence TTGGGTATTATCCCCATCAGGCTAATTATAACCCTGAAAACTGTTCCTCAACCTCAGGCTATTTTAATTCTGGGAGGCAATGTAGAAAGGATACAACAAGGTATCGAGTTCGCTAAAACTCATCCTGACTTAGATATTTGGATATCTTGTCGTCCTAACGCCTGTCGTTATCTTAAACCATTCGTTAATCAGGAACGAGTATATTATGATTATTGCGCTACGGACACACTCAGCAACTTTATCTGTACCCTTCAACCTTTTTTAGACCAAAAGATTCGCTATGTATACCTATTAACCTCTGATTATCACCTACCTCGTTCCAGTGCGATCGCTACCATTATCTTCGGTAGTCATGGTATCGCTGTTGAACCCATATCCCTTCCTTCTGATCAAAGCACTTCTGAATCTTGGTTACTGATACTACGAGATTCCCTACGTTCTCTAGTCTGGCTAATTTTCAAGTCAAGTAACAAGTAG
- a CDS encoding sugar transferase: protein MIGKRLFDLVSSSLGLIVVSPLLSIIAIWIKIDSPGPIIFQQTRVGKGGKEFKIYKFRTMFVNAETLGKSITVGNDFRITKAGKLLRKYKLDELPQLVNVFKGEMSLVGPRPEVPRYVAFYTSEQRQVLKIRPGITDLASIRFRNESEILAQSEDPEAFYINNIIPQKIALNQQYIQRASLATDLIIIWQTIAALFKNDLLP from the coding sequence ATGATAGGTAAACGCCTTTTTGATCTGGTTTCTTCTTCTTTAGGATTAATCGTTGTCAGTCCTCTTTTGAGCATCATCGCTATTTGGATTAAAATAGACTCCCCAGGACCTATTATTTTCCAACAAACGAGAGTAGGTAAAGGAGGTAAAGAGTTTAAAATATATAAGTTTCGGACTATGTTTGTTAACGCAGAAACCCTAGGTAAATCAATCACTGTGGGCAATGATTTTAGAATCACCAAAGCGGGTAAATTATTGCGCAAATATAAACTAGATGAATTACCCCAACTGGTAAATGTTTTCAAAGGAGAAATGTCGCTAGTGGGACCGCGACCTGAAGTACCACGATATGTTGCATTTTATACCTCAGAACAGAGACAAGTATTGAAAATACGTCCCGGTATAACCGATTTAGCCTCGATTCGATTTCGCAACGAAAGTGAAATCTTAGCTCAATCAGAAGACCCCGAAGCGTTCTATATTAATAATATTATTCCTCAGAAAATAGCCCTAAATCAGCAATATATTCAACGAGCGAGTTTAGCTACTGATTTAATAATTATTTGGCAAACAATCGCCGCTTTATTTAAGAACGATCTTCTCCCATAG
- a CDS encoding quinone-dependent dihydroorotate dehydrogenase, protein MLDLIKPIYPLFFKLLQQEPESAHRRLLQILTQVDHNRDRHWGNWLEQELTQSFSYEDSRLEQKLWGINFTNPLGLAPGFDKDGVAARMWQSFGFGFAELGAVTLHPQPGNQPPRMFRLPLDKAALNRMGANNQGAQVIASRLAEVNPSIPIGINLCKSKITPLENAAQDYLESFRYFKNCADYFVVNVSSPNTPGLRSLQGEEQLEGIIETLQQENQGQHPILVKISPDLDWNAIASIIALATKHQLAGLVATNTTTEKTGLKTKKLNGNPLLEEAGGISGEPLKERSTAIIRFIWQQTQGKLPIIGVGGIFTPEDAWSKITAGASLLQVYTGWIYQGPWMVKTILQGLVGRLEATGLTHLSEAIGQENL, encoded by the coding sequence TTGTTAGACTTAATTAAACCAATTTATCCACTGTTTTTTAAACTACTCCAGCAGGAGCCAGAAAGCGCTCATCGACGGTTACTACAGATACTCACTCAAGTAGATCATAATCGCGATCGCCACTGGGGAAACTGGTTAGAACAAGAATTAACTCAATCTTTTAGTTACGAAGATTCGCGTTTAGAGCAAAAACTTTGGGGTATTAATTTCACCAATCCCTTAGGATTAGCGCCCGGTTTCGATAAAGATGGGGTAGCAGCTAGAATGTGGCAGAGTTTTGGCTTCGGTTTTGCCGAATTAGGCGCGGTAACGCTTCATCCCCAACCAGGTAATCAGCCACCGAGGATGTTTCGTTTACCCTTGGATAAAGCGGCTTTAAACCGGATGGGAGCGAATAATCAGGGTGCTCAAGTCATTGCTTCTAGATTAGCAGAAGTTAATCCCTCTATTCCCATTGGTATTAATTTGTGTAAGTCGAAGATTACTCCTTTAGAAAACGCAGCTCAAGATTATCTAGAGAGTTTTCGTTATTTTAAAAACTGCGCTGATTATTTCGTGGTCAATGTAAGTTCTCCTAATACTCCCGGTTTACGCTCTCTTCAGGGAGAGGAACAATTAGAAGGAATTATAGAAACTCTACAGCAAGAAAATCAGGGACAACACCCAATTCTAGTGAAAATTTCTCCAGATTTGGATTGGAATGCGATCGCCTCTATCATTGCTTTAGCCACAAAACATCAACTAGCGGGTTTAGTAGCAACCAACACCACCACCGAAAAAACTGGACTGAAAACCAAAAAACTCAACGGGAATCCCCTCCTAGAAGAAGCAGGAGGAATTAGTGGTGAACCATTAAAAGAGCGATCGACCGCTATTATACGTTTTATTTGGCAACAAACTCAAGGAAAACTACCGATTATTGGGGTGGGTGGTATCTTTACCCCTGAAGACGCTTGGAGCAAAATTACAGCGGGAGCAAGTTTACTACAAGTATACACAGGCTGGATTTACCAAGGTCCCTGGATGGTTAAAACGATTCTCCAGGGCTTAGTTGGGCGTTTAGAAGCGACAGGATTAACTCATCTTTCTGAGGCGATTGGACAAGAAAACCTCTAA
- a CDS encoding glycosyltransferase family 4 protein encodes MPCIIFAANRAFSLTSSRLPLMQRFLEKGWQVVAVVSPDDYTHILSEMKVIVEPVGFYRSSVTTGGQLLFKLIQIYRHYQPEIIHQFHTKPMFLGTIASYFVPQAKVINTITGLGFAFVTEGITNYLTVKGYQMLGRKSDIIIYQNHDDYRLFLDKKWVNPEKARLIVSSGVDIHKFSPAESPSLNLRVLMVTRLLWQKGVKEYIEAAERLKCDYPQVRFHLAGEWETKHPNGVPSAYIEAAVAKGVIEFLGYLKDMPLQLQGTDIFVLPSYYREGVPRVLLEAAASGVPVVTTDFPGCREAVIANETGYLVPPQDSKALSEAIALLLSDAQLRENMGQAGRRYILDNLTDDQIIEAYFRVYQDLCHENIT; translated from the coding sequence ATGCCTTGTATAATTTTCGCAGCTAATCGAGCTTTTAGTTTAACTAGTTCTCGTCTTCCTTTAATGCAAAGATTTTTAGAAAAAGGATGGCAAGTAGTAGCAGTGGTGTCTCCCGATGATTATACTCACATCCTATCAGAGATGAAGGTGATTGTAGAGCCTGTGGGCTTTTATCGCAGTAGCGTCACTACGGGGGGACAGTTATTATTTAAACTTATACAAATTTATCGCCATTATCAACCCGAAATTATTCACCAATTCCACACTAAACCGATGTTTTTGGGGACCATCGCTAGCTATTTTGTACCTCAAGCTAAAGTAATCAATACCATAACGGGATTAGGTTTTGCTTTTGTTACTGAGGGTATAACTAACTATCTGACGGTAAAAGGCTATCAAATGTTGGGCAGAAAAAGTGACATAATTATTTACCAGAATCACGATGATTATCGCTTATTTCTGGATAAAAAATGGGTTAATCCCGAAAAAGCGCGTTTAATTGTGAGTTCGGGTGTAGACATCCATAAGTTCTCTCCTGCGGAGTCTCCCTCTCTCAATCTTAGGGTACTGATGGTCACCAGATTACTTTGGCAAAAAGGAGTCAAAGAGTATATTGAAGCTGCGGAAAGACTAAAATGCGATTATCCCCAGGTGCGTTTTCATTTAGCGGGGGAATGGGAAACAAAACACCCCAATGGAGTACCCTCAGCTTATATAGAAGCAGCAGTAGCCAAAGGAGTGATTGAGTTTTTGGGTTATCTCAAAGATATGCCCCTACAATTACAGGGTACTGATATATTTGTTTTACCCTCCTATTATCGTGAGGGAGTACCGAGGGTTTTATTGGAAGCTGCAGCTTCGGGAGTACCGGTAGTGACTACTGATTTCCCTGGTTGTCGAGAAGCGGTTATTGCCAATGAAACTGGTTATCTCGTTCCTCCTCAAGATAGTAAAGCGTTGAGTGAAGCGATCGCCTTACTGCTATCGGATGCTCAATTAAGAGAAAATATGGGTCAAGCTGGACGAAGGTATATTCTAGACAATTTAACAGATGATCAAATTATTGAGGCTTATTTTAGAGTTTATCAGGACCTTTGTCACGAAAATATCACTTAG
- a CDS encoding type II toxin-antitoxin system Phd/YefM family antitoxin: protein MIDLTNIHSLSEFQRNTKHYIAQMKESEKPLVLTVNGEAELVVMSAKAFQDMQFQLEYAESVNAIREGIREADEGKTMPVDEAWKQLREKHDLPG from the coding sequence ATGATAGATCTTACAAATATCCACTCACTATCTGAGTTTCAGAGAAATACAAAACATTACATCGCACAAATGAAGGAGAGCGAAAAGCCGTTAGTACTAACAGTTAATGGCGAGGCTGAATTAGTTGTGATGAGTGCAAAAGCCTTCCAAGATATGCAATTCCAGTTAGAGTATGCTGAATCAGTAAATGCTATTAGGGAGGGAATCAGAGAAGCCGATGAAGGGAAAACGATGCCCGTTGATGAAGCTTGGAAACAATTAAGAGAAAAGCATGATCTACCAGGTTAG
- a CDS encoding type II toxin-antitoxin system RelE/ParE family toxin, whose protein sequence is MIYQVSITTLAFRDADNAYQWFRASNEQFANEWFKGLIEAIDTLQQLPSLCTLAPESKEFDREIRQLLYKKSKTNCYRIIFGIVESSVIIYRIRHTSQQYLSKEGFDI, encoded by the coding sequence ATGATCTACCAGGTTAGCATTACGACTTTAGCGTTCCGAGATGCTGATAATGCCTATCAATGGTTCAGAGCTTCTAACGAGCAATTTGCTAATGAATGGTTCAAGGGGCTAATTGAAGCGATTGATACCCTACAACAGTTACCTAGTCTTTGCACTCTAGCTCCTGAAAGTAAAGAGTTTGATAGAGAGATTCGTCAATTACTTTATAAAAAATCAAAAACGAACTGTTACCGCATTATTTTTGGGATCGTAGAAAGTAGTGTGATTATCTATCGCATCCGTCACACTTCACAGCAATATCTTTCTAAAGAAGGTTTCGACATATAA
- a CDS encoding Uma2 family endonuclease, whose product MNPLILNNPATTPITPEQFYQLCAANRDLKLERTAKGDLIIMPPTGGETSKQNSDINFELNLWNRQTKLGITFDSSGGFTLPNGADYSPDAAWIAFTKWESLTAEQKTKFLPLCPDFIIELRSPSDCLKLLQDKMQEYIDNGSSLGWLINPKNRQVEIYRQGKEKEVLDNPTKLSGEDVLPEFVLNISSIW is encoded by the coding sequence ATGAATCCATTAATTTTAAATAATCCAGCAACTACCCCAATTACCCCCGAACAATTCTATCAACTTTGTGCTGCCAACCGGGACTTAAAGTTAGAGCGGACTGCCAAAGGAGACTTAATTATTATGCCACCGACAGGAGGTGAAACAAGTAAACAAAATTCAGATATTAATTTCGAGTTAAACTTATGGAATCGACAAACAAAATTAGGCATAACCTTTGATTCATCGGGGGGATTTACGTTGCCCAATGGTGCAGATTATTCCCCCGACGCCGCTTGGATAGCGTTTACCAAATGGGAATCCTTGACGGCAGAACAAAAAACCAAATTTTTACCCTTGTGTCCCGATTTTATCATAGAATTGCGATCGCCTAGTGATTGCTTAAAACTTTTGCAAGACAAAATGCAGGAGTATATTGATAATGGTTCAAGTTTAGGCTGGTTAATTAATCCGAAAAACCGCCAAGTTGAAATTTATCGTCAGGGTAAAGAAAAAGAAGTTTTAGACAACCCAACAAAATTATCGGGAGAAGATGTTTTACCCGAATTTGTTTTAAATATTTCATCAATTTGGTAA
- a CDS encoding SLC13 family permease: MEWLFSGKVGPKGWGKWGILAVLGLGIVLLQTEGVRSLTSSLSWQAEMAIAVTVIVFLGSALSQIPTELVFLGGLGLLAITGILKEADALAGFSNPGMMTVAVLYIVVAGLEQTGGMAWISQRILGLPKGLNSALLRLMLPVVGISAFLNNTPVVAIFIKVVDEWSRKLKISPSKLMIPLSYASIFGGICTLIGTSTNLVVNGLLISEANHPGLGMFQITPIGLPCAIVGVTYTVIVARWLLPERISFQGETEDPREYTVEMVVQPDSPLVGQTIEQAGLRHLPSLFLSEIDRNGQILSAVSPQIKLQGNDQLIFVGAIDSIVDLQRFQGLLPATNQIFKLKGERAQRSLIEAVVSNTCPLVGQTIREGHFRNRYNAVVLAVCRNGERIKGKIGDIKLAAGDTLLLEARSSFIEQQRNSKDFYLVSGVPNYEPVNHVKAPIALGILVMMVILSLTGLGVLKAAIIAAILMLATRCCSAEKALKSIEWSVLLVIAAALGIGRALETTGAAGTIAERVIGFVGDSPWVALVVIYAMTAMMTEIISNNAAAALNFPIALAMARNLEVDLIPFAIAVMIAASSSFSTPIGYQTNLMVYGPGGYRFTDFLRIGIPLNLLFGIVALTLIPLVYSF, encoded by the coding sequence ATGGAATGGTTGTTTTCTGGCAAAGTCGGTCCCAAGGGTTGGGGAAAATGGGGGATATTAGCTGTACTGGGTTTAGGTATAGTACTGCTGCAAACAGAAGGAGTTCGTTCTTTGACATCTTCTCTGTCTTGGCAAGCAGAAATGGCGATCGCCGTCACAGTCATCGTTTTTCTCGGGAGCGCTTTAAGTCAAATTCCCACAGAATTAGTATTTTTAGGCGGTTTAGGGCTATTAGCAATCACTGGGATCCTCAAAGAAGCCGATGCTCTCGCTGGGTTTAGTAACCCCGGGATGATGACAGTGGCTGTACTCTATATAGTCGTGGCAGGTTTGGAGCAAACTGGAGGAATGGCGTGGATTTCCCAGAGAATTTTAGGTTTACCTAAAGGCTTAAACTCGGCTTTACTACGTTTAATGCTTCCAGTCGTAGGTATTAGTGCTTTTTTAAATAACACACCTGTAGTAGCAATTTTTATTAAAGTTGTAGATGAATGGTCGCGTAAGCTTAAAATTAGTCCGTCAAAATTGATGATTCCTCTGAGTTACGCTTCAATTTTTGGAGGAATTTGCACCTTAATTGGTACTAGTACTAACTTAGTAGTCAATGGTTTGCTCATTTCTGAAGCCAATCATCCGGGTTTAGGAATGTTTCAGATTACACCCATTGGTTTACCCTGTGCTATTGTTGGTGTTACTTATACTGTGATTGTAGCTCGTTGGTTACTACCAGAGAGAATCTCTTTTCAGGGAGAAACAGAAGATCCTCGAGAGTACACAGTAGAGATGGTAGTACAACCAGATAGTCCTCTAGTGGGACAAACGATCGAACAAGCGGGTTTAAGACATCTACCCAGTTTATTCTTGAGCGAAATCGATCGCAATGGACAAATACTTTCGGCGGTTAGCCCTCAGATCAAGTTACAAGGCAATGATCAGTTAATCTTTGTAGGTGCGATCGACTCTATAGTAGATCTACAGCGTTTTCAAGGGCTATTACCAGCGACTAATCAGATATTTAAGTTAAAAGGGGAACGCGCTCAACGGTCTTTGATTGAAGCAGTGGTTTCTAATACTTGTCCACTGGTAGGTCAAACGATTCGAGAAGGTCATTTTCGCAATCGCTATAACGCCGTAGTTTTAGCCGTTTGTCGTAATGGCGAAAGAATCAAGGGTAAAATTGGGGATATTAAACTAGCCGCGGGTGATACTCTGTTACTAGAAGCGCGTTCTTCTTTTATCGAACAACAACGCAACTCCAAAGATTTCTATCTAGTGAGTGGAGTACCCAATTATGAACCAGTCAATCACGTTAAAGCACCAATTGCTCTAGGTATTCTCGTGATGATGGTAATTCTTTCTTTAACTGGATTAGGAGTGTTAAAAGCAGCGATAATAGCCGCCATATTAATGTTAGCGACTCGCTGCTGTTCAGCAGAAAAAGCTCTCAAGAGTATTGAGTGGTCGGTGTTACTGGTAATTGCTGCAGCTTTGGGGATAGGACGTGCTTTAGAAACAACAGGCGCCGCGGGTACGATCGCTGAAAGGGTAATCGGTTTTGTAGGGGATAGTCCTTGGGTAGCGCTGGTAGTAATTTACGCGATGACTGCGATGATGACTGAAATTATTAGTAATAACGCAGCCGCGGCTCTGAATTTTCCCATCGCTCTGGCTATGGCTCGTAATCTTGAGGTAGATTTGATACCTTTTGCGATCGCAGTTATGATCGCAGCTTCATCTAGTTTTTCTACCCCCATTGGCTACCAAACCAATTTAATGGTTTATGGTCCCGGTGGCTATCGTTTTACTGATTTCCTGCGCATAGGAATTCCCCTAAACCTACTTTTTGGGATAGTAGCACTTACTCTTATTCCCTTGGTTTATAGCTTTTAG
- a CDS encoding DegT/DnrJ/EryC1/StrS aminotransferase family protein, producing the protein MGSFLPFALPDIGEEEINEVLETLKSGWLTTGPKTKQFEQDFVEFLGGQVKAIAVNSATAGLHLALEALGIQPGDEVITPTYTFTATAEVVRYLGADPILVDINPDTFNIDPNQIEKAITPRTKAIIPVHFGGLACEMATIMEIARHHGLKVVEDAAHAIPTTYQGRLVGNLDTDATVYSFYANKPIATGEGGMIVTPHQEIADRCRVMRLHGINRDVFDRYTSSKPSWYYEVIAPGFKYNMGDIAAALGIHQLKKAYMFQEKRRAIAEYYREQLADLPLLLPSFPPFGDLHAWHLYVIRLLKGDRAEFIAQMSAQGIGCSVHYIPLHIHPYWRDTYQLSPEDFPKALATYQQAVSLPIYTKMTRGDQDRVINTIREILIK; encoded by the coding sequence ATGGGGAGTTTTTTGCCCTTCGCTCTTCCTGATATAGGCGAAGAAGAAATAAACGAAGTCTTGGAAACATTAAAATCTGGTTGGTTAACTACTGGACCAAAAACTAAACAGTTTGAACAGGATTTCGTGGAGTTTTTAGGAGGACAAGTAAAAGCGATCGCTGTTAATTCAGCTACGGCTGGCTTACATTTAGCCCTTGAAGCTTTGGGGATTCAACCTGGCGATGAGGTAATTACACCAACTTACACGTTTACTGCAACGGCGGAAGTAGTGCGTTATCTGGGTGCTGATCCGATTTTGGTAGATATTAACCCTGATACTTTTAATATAGATCCAAACCAAATCGAAAAGGCGATTACACCCCGAACTAAAGCGATTATACCCGTGCATTTTGGGGGTTTAGCCTGTGAAATGGCGACGATTATGGAAATTGCTCGTCATCACGGCTTAAAGGTCGTAGAAGACGCAGCCCACGCTATTCCTACTACTTATCAGGGTCGTTTGGTCGGCAATTTAGATACAGATGCAACTGTATATAGTTTCTATGCTAACAAACCCATCGCCACAGGAGAAGGCGGAATGATCGTTACTCCCCATCAGGAAATAGCCGATCGCTGTCGGGTGATGCGTTTACATGGGATTAATCGGGACGTTTTTGACCGTTATACTTCCAGTAAACCCTCTTGGTATTATGAGGTAATCGCACCGGGTTTTAAATATAATATGGGAGATATAGCGGCGGCTTTGGGTATTCATCAGTTGAAAAAAGCTTATATGTTTCAAGAAAAGCGACGAGCGATCGCTGAATATTATCGAGAACAATTAGCCGATTTACCCCTTTTACTTCCCTCTTTTCCACCATTCGGAGATCTTCATGCTTGGCATCTTTATGTTATTCGTTTATTAAAGGGCGATCGCGCTGAATTTATCGCTCAAATGAGTGCCCAAGGTATTGGTTGTAGCGTCCATTATATTCCTCTACATATACATCCCTACTGGAGAGATACTTATCAATTATCCCCCGAAGATTTTCCTAAAGCATTGGCAACTTATCAACAAGCAGTCAGTTTGCCTATTTATACAAAAATGACACGAGGCGATCAAGATAGAGTCATTAATACCATTAGGGAGATTTTAATCAAATGA